The following coding sequences lie in one Arachis hypogaea cultivar Tifrunner chromosome 9, arahy.Tifrunner.gnm2.J5K5, whole genome shotgun sequence genomic window:
- the LOC112712051 gene encoding uncharacterized protein produces MAVSLPILVILIALHLIAFVFAVGAERRRSAAKVVPDEYDDRTYCVYTTDASTVYGLSAFFLLLISQAIVNALTRCLCCGKGLVSGARSTCAVFLFIFSWISFLGAESCLLAGSARNAYHTKYRGYFGVNDLSCATLRKGVFAAGAALTLISMLASILYYWAHSKADTGGWEKHHNEGIVLATHQQQQGSDFGKA; encoded by the exons ATGGCGGTTTCCTTACCCATTCTGGTCATCCTCATCGCTCTCCACCTCATCGCCTTCGTCTTCGCCGTAGGCGCCGAACGACGTCGCAGCGCC GCGAAAGTGGTTCCCGATGAGTATGACGACAGAACTTACTGTGTTTACACCACCGATGCCTCCACAGTGTACGGCCTCTCCGCCTTCTTTCTCCTATTAATCAGCCAGGCCATCGTTAACGCCCTCACCAGATGCCTCTGCTGCGGCAAGGGCCTCGTCTCCGGCGCCCGCTCCACCTGTGCCGtctttctcttcattttctctTG GATTAGCTTTTTGGGAGCAGAGTCATGCTTGTTGGCAGGGTCTGCGAGGAACGCATATCACACAAAATACAGAGGGTATTTTGGGGTAAATGACTTGTCCTGCGCCACCCTCCGCAAGGGGGTGTTTGCCGCCGGTGCTGCCCTTACTTTGATCTCCATGTTGGCCTCCATTTTGTACTATTGGGCTCACTCCAAGGCTGATACTGGTGGCTGGGAGAAGCACcacaatgagggcattgtattaGCTACCCACCAGCAACAACAAGGTTCTGACTTCGGCAAGGCCTGA
- the LOC112712050 gene encoding reticulon-like protein B14, with product MPTHKTPQASGFTGHHERPLHGHPLLGRGKLAEILLWRDKKLSAAIVGGFSFIWFLFEVVEYNLVPLLCHILIAIMLILFVWYNAAGLITWNIPEIYYFEIPESTFAYLYNKLNWFLMKFYDISTGKDLTLFFLTISGLWIISAIGNLFNTLNLIYLLFVCMMSLPAMYERYEEEVNYLAFRGNQDVRRLFRTLDSKFLNKIPRGPVKPKYK from the exons ATGCCAACCCATAAAACTCCACAAGCCTCAGGTTTCACTGGCCACCATGAAAGACCACTTCACGGCCACCCACTCCTTGGCAGAGGAAAGC TTGCGGAAATATTGTTATGGAGAGACAAGAAACTGTCGGCAGCGATTGTGGGTGGTTTCTCGTTCATTTGGTTTCTGTTTGAAGTGGTGGAATACAATCTTGTTCCTCTTCTCTGTCACATTCTCATAGCCATTATGCTCATCCTCTTTGTTTGGTATAATGCTGCCGGACTAATCACTTG GAACATTCCCGAAATCTATTATTTTGAAATTCCAGAATCCACCTTTGCATACTTGTATAACAAACTCAACTGGTTCTTGATGAAGTTTTATGATATTTCAACCGGGAAAGACTTGACACTCTTCTTTCTG ACAATTTCCGGACTCTGGATCATTTCAGCAATTGGAAATCTTTTCAACACTTTGAATTTGATATACTTAT TGTTTGTGTGCATGATGAGTCTTCCCGCTATGTATGAGAGATATGAAGAGGAAGTGAATTATCTTGCATTCAGAGGAAACCAAGATGTGAGAAGATTGTTCAGGACTTTGGATTCTAAATTCCTTAACAAAATTCCAAGAGGACCTGTCAAACCAAAGTACAAGTAA